The following are from one region of the Pseudomonas lalucatii genome:
- the ppc gene encoding phosphoenolpyruvate carboxylase, with protein sequence MTEIDARLREDVHQLGELLGNTISAQLGAAFLGKIERIRKGAKAARRGSAAGAEQLSESLDGLDDDELLPVARAFNQFLNLANIAEQYHRVRRRGSDEPEPFESRVLPELLQRLQAGGHEPAALARQLGGLEIELVLTAHPTEVARRTLIQKYDAIAAQLAAQDHSDLSAAEREQVAQRLQRLIAEAWHTEEIRRSRPSPVDEAKWGFAVIEHSLWQALPNFLRQADHALHAATGARLPLDAAPIRFASWMGGDRDGNPNVTAPVTREVLLLARWMAADLYLRDIDQLAAELSMQQASEELRARVGDSAEPYRSLLKQLRERLRATRAWAHDALQGPLAPSAAVLQHNDELLEPLTLCYRSLHACGMAVIADGPLLDCLRRAVTFGLFLVRLDVRQDASRHVAALDEITDYLGLGRYAEWDEEARQAFLLGELDNRRPLLPAHFEPSAETAEVLATCREVAAAPAASLGSYVISMAGAPSDVLAVQLLLKEGGLLRPMRVVPLFETLADLDNAGPVIDRLLGLEDYRARLQGPQEVMIGYSDSAKDAGTTAAAWAQYRAQEALVQVCAAHGVELLLFHGRGGTVGRGGGPAHAAILSQPPGSVAGRFRTTEQGEMIRFKFGLPDIAEQNLNLYLAAVLEATRLPPPTPQPAWRELMDRLAADGVSAYRGVVREHPQFVDYFRQATPEQELGRLPLGSRPAKRREGGVESLRAIPWIFAWTQTRLMLPAWLGWEYALANALKRGEGELLGQMREHWPFFRTRIDMLEMVLAKADAAIARLYDERLVQSDLRPLGEHLRDLLSQAVAAVLGLTGQSHLLAHSPETLEFLSVRNTYLDPLHLLQAELLARARQRQNEADSPLEQALLVSVAGIAAGLRNTG encoded by the coding sequence ATGACGGAAATCGACGCGCGCCTGCGCGAGGACGTGCACCAGCTCGGCGAGCTGCTGGGCAACACCATCAGCGCACAGCTGGGCGCTGCCTTCCTGGGCAAGATCGAGCGCATCCGCAAGGGCGCCAAGGCGGCGCGGCGTGGCTCGGCCGCCGGCGCCGAGCAGCTCAGCGAGAGCCTCGACGGGCTCGACGACGACGAGCTGCTGCCGGTGGCGCGGGCCTTCAACCAGTTCCTCAACCTGGCCAATATCGCCGAGCAGTACCACCGGGTGCGGCGGCGGGGCAGCGACGAGCCCGAGCCCTTCGAGTCGCGGGTGCTGCCCGAGCTGTTGCAGCGCCTGCAGGCCGGTGGCCACGAACCCGCGGCGCTGGCGCGCCAGCTCGGCGGCCTGGAGATCGAGCTGGTGCTGACCGCCCACCCGACCGAGGTGGCACGGCGCACCCTGATCCAGAAGTACGATGCCATCGCCGCGCAGCTGGCGGCCCAGGACCACAGCGACCTGTCCGCCGCCGAGCGCGAGCAGGTGGCCCAGCGCCTGCAGCGGCTGATCGCCGAGGCCTGGCATACCGAGGAGATTCGCCGCAGCCGGCCGAGCCCGGTGGACGAGGCCAAGTGGGGCTTCGCGGTGATCGAGCATTCGCTGTGGCAGGCGCTGCCGAACTTCCTGCGCCAGGCCGACCATGCGCTGCACGCGGCCACCGGCGCGCGCCTGCCGCTGGACGCCGCGCCGATACGCTTCGCCTCCTGGATGGGCGGCGATCGCGACGGCAATCCCAATGTCACCGCGCCGGTGACCCGCGAGGTGCTGCTGCTGGCGCGCTGGATGGCCGCCGACCTGTACCTGCGGGATATCGATCAGCTGGCGGCCGAGCTGTCCATGCAGCAGGCCAGCGAGGAGTTGCGCGCACGGGTCGGCGACAGCGCCGAACCCTATCGCAGCCTGCTCAAGCAGCTGCGCGAACGCCTGCGGGCGACCCGGGCCTGGGCCCACGATGCCCTGCAGGGGCCGCTGGCGCCCTCTGCCGCGGTGCTGCAGCACAACGACGAGCTGCTCGAGCCCTTGACGCTGTGCTACCGCTCCCTGCACGCCTGTGGCATGGCCGTGATCGCCGACGGTCCCTTGCTCGACTGCCTGCGCCGCGCGGTGACCTTCGGCCTGTTCCTGGTGCGCCTGGACGTGCGCCAGGACGCCAGCCGGCATGTCGCGGCGCTGGACGAGATCACCGACTACCTGGGCCTGGGGCGCTACGCCGAGTGGGACGAAGAGGCGCGCCAGGCGTTCCTGCTGGGCGAGCTGGACAACCGCCGGCCGCTGCTGCCGGCGCACTTCGAGCCCAGTGCCGAGACCGCCGAGGTGCTCGCCACCTGCCGCGAGGTGGCGGCGGCGCCGGCGGCCTCCCTGGGCTCCTACGTGATCTCCATGGCCGGCGCGCCTTCCGACGTGCTGGCGGTGCAGTTGCTGCTCAAGGAGGGCGGGCTGTTGCGGCCGATGCGCGTGGTGCCCTTGTTCGAGACCCTCGCCGACCTCGACAACGCCGGGCCGGTGATCGACCGCCTGCTCGGCCTGGAGGACTACCGCGCGCGCCTGCAGGGTCCCCAGGAGGTGATGATCGGCTACTCCGACTCGGCCAAGGATGCCGGCACCACCGCGGCGGCCTGGGCGCAGTACCGCGCCCAGGAAGCCCTGGTGCAGGTCTGCGCCGCCCACGGCGTCGAGCTGCTGTTGTTCCACGGCCGCGGCGGCACGGTCGGCCGCGGCGGCGGCCCGGCCCACGCGGCGATCCTGTCGCAGCCGCCGGGCTCGGTGGCGGGGCGCTTCCGCACCACCGAGCAGGGCGAGATGATCCGCTTCAAGTTCGGCCTGCCGGACATCGCCGAGCAGAACCTCAACCTCTACCTGGCCGCCGTGCTGGAGGCCACCCGGCTGCCGCCGCCGACCCCGCAGCCGGCCTGGCGCGAACTGATGGACCGGCTGGCCGCCGACGGCGTCAGCGCCTACCGCGGCGTGGTGCGCGAGCACCCGCAGTTCGTCGACTACTTCCGCCAGGCCACCCCGGAGCAGGAGCTCGGCCGCCTGCCGCTGGGCAGCCGGCCGGCCAAGCGCCGCGAGGGCGGGGTGGAGAGCCTGCGGGCGATTCCCTGGATCTTCGCCTGGACCCAGACCCGCCTGATGCTGCCGGCCTGGCTCGGCTGGGAATACGCCCTGGCCAATGCCCTGAAACGCGGGGAGGGCGAGCTGCTCGGGCAGATGCGCGAGCACTGGCCGTTCTTCCGCACCCGCATCGACATGCTGGAGATGGTCCTGGCCAAGGCCGATGCGGCGATCGCCCGACTCTACGACGAGCGGCTCGTGCAATCGGATTTGCGACCCCTGGGTGAGCATTTGCGCGACCTATTGTCGCAGGCGGTGGCCGCGGTGCTGGGCTTGACCGGGCAGTCGCACCTGCTGGCGCACAGCCCCGAGACCCTGGAATTCCTCAGCGTGCGCAACACCTATCTGGACCCCTTGCACCTGCTGCAGGCCGAGCTGCTGGCCCGCGCCAGGCAGCGTCAGAATGAGGCCGACAGCCCTCTGGAGCAGGCCTTGCTGGTCAGCGTCGCGGGGATCGCCGCGGGCTTGCGCAACACCGGCTGA